One window from the genome of Nicotiana sylvestris chromosome 9, ASM39365v2, whole genome shotgun sequence encodes:
- the LOC104233301 gene encoding uncharacterized protein, whose protein sequence is MSTSQNLPMTVMTKIPLELYMWWEDLGESGQDVVKFYLGGLTGLLKISPRGDIIKALVTFWDPAHNVFHFSDFELTPTLEEIVGYIGSTESLRHKYLVTPRAVTLHKFLDLLKISRGVQYPDLAAGFSTPQFIYQRYGHIGGFNNPESKIRSKGNQLKWEKHRCFAFLVVFLGLLVFPRKNGNIDVRIAGVVNTLLTQDKSTLAPMIVSEIFRALTSCKAGGNFFEGCNLLLQMWMIEHLCHRPQYMNYGSTGKSCIGEFYTRVDGFNIPEGVIEWISCLCSVTANQTEWTLGWLSVDEIIYMPATGPHFLLMGLKSIQPYASYWVLRQLRRCQIVPKDEDLSRHVVEIRSDG, encoded by the coding sequence atgagcacgagtcaaaactTGCCAATGACGGTCATGACCAAGATTCCTTTGGAACTgtatatgtggtgggaagatctgggtgAATCGGGACAAGATGTGGTCAAATTTTACTTGGggggtctcaccgggttattGAAGATCAGTCCTAGAGGAGACATAATAAAGGCACTGGTTACGTTTTGGGATCCAGCTCACAATGTGTtccatttctcggattttgaactcacacccacttTGGAAGAGATAGTTGGGTATATTGGGAGCACTGAATCTTTGAGACACAAGTATTTGGTcactccaagagctgtcactctGCACAAGTTTCtagatttgctaaagataagtaGAGGAGTCCAATACCCAgatttggcagctggtttttcCACTCCACAGTTCATATACCAGCGATACGGACACATAGGGGGTTTCAACAATCCTGAAAGCAAAATTCGCAGCAAAGGGAACCAACTAAAATGGGAAAAACACAGGTGCTTCGCTTTCTTGGTGGTATTTTTGGGACTTCTAGTGTTTCCCAGGAAAAATGGAAATATCGATGTAAggatagctggggtcgtcaacactttgcttactcaggacAAAAGCAcactcgcacccatgatagtgtctgaaatcttccgagctctcacatcTTGTAaagccggaggaaacttttttgaagggtgcaacttgctgctacaaatgtggatgattgagcatctatgtcatcgtccTCAGTACATGAACTATGGGTCGACAGGAAAAAGCTGCATAGGGGAGTTTTATACAAGGGTCGACGGGTTTAACATACCAGAAGGGGTCATAGAATGGATATCTTGCCTCTGCTCCGTCACTGCAAATCAAACAGAGTGGAcgttgggttggctttctgtagatgaaatcatatacatgccagctaccggtcctcacttcctcctgatgggtctcaaaagcatccagccttatgcctcatactgggttttgagacaactaAGGAGATGTCAAATAGTGCCCAAGGATGAAGACCTTAGCCGCCATGTGGTCGAGATCCGTTCTGATGGATAG